The following coding sequences lie in one Treponema socranskii subsp. buccale genomic window:
- a CDS encoding branched-chain amino acid aminotransferase, translating into MATIKAVKKPAKAGMKKATAAKTVKRAANKTAKAQAKTALKKTFEKKTAKKSAAVKKSVKKPAAKTAAKKSIKKIDWANLPFGYMKTDKRFVAEFKNGKWNAGKLVSDDTVSLSECAGVLQYAQTCFEGLKAYTTEDGRIVTFRPNLNGERMERSCERLEMPVFPKERFVEAVLAVVKANKSYVPPYGSGATLYIRPYMFGANPVIGVKPADEYQFRIFVTPVGPYFKGGVKSIAVRISDSDRAAPRGTGDIKAGINYAMSLHNIVDAHKNGFAENIYLDPATHTFIEETGGANVLFITHDGKIVTPKSDTILPSITRRSLVYIAENILHVPVEERKIDKRELASFAECGLCGTAAVISPVCGIYDHGRDIRFSACENGMGPVLQKLYDTLTGIQMGHIPAPKGWIYEVK; encoded by the coding sequence ATGGCAACGATAAAAGCGGTAAAAAAACCGGCAAAGGCCGGTATGAAAAAGGCGACGGCGGCAAAAACGGTAAAGCGTGCGGCAAACAAAACGGCAAAAGCGCAGGCAAAGACCGCTTTGAAAAAAACGTTCGAAAAGAAAACGGCAAAAAAATCCGCAGCGGTAAAAAAGAGCGTTAAAAAGCCGGCGGCAAAAACCGCGGCGAAAAAATCGATCAAAAAAATCGACTGGGCAAATCTCCCCTTCGGCTACATGAAAACGGACAAGCGCTTCGTCGCCGAATTCAAAAACGGCAAATGGAACGCCGGCAAACTCGTTTCCGACGATACGGTTTCCCTTTCCGAATGCGCGGGTGTCCTTCAGTATGCACAGACCTGTTTCGAAGGTCTCAAAGCATACACGACCGAAGACGGCCGCATCGTTACGTTCCGACCGAATTTAAACGGTGAGCGTATGGAGCGTTCGTGCGAGCGGCTCGAAATGCCCGTATTTCCGAAAGAACGCTTCGTCGAAGCCGTTCTCGCCGTCGTCAAAGCGAATAAATCCTACGTGCCGCCCTACGGAAGCGGTGCGACGCTGTACATCCGTCCCTATATGTTCGGTGCGAATCCCGTCATCGGCGTAAAGCCCGCCGACGAATACCAATTCCGCATCTTCGTCACTCCCGTCGGCCCGTATTTTAAAGGCGGCGTCAAATCGATCGCCGTACGCATTTCCGATTCCGACCGCGCAGCTCCCCGCGGAACGGGCGATATCAAAGCGGGTATCAATTACGCGATGAGTTTGCACAACATCGTCGACGCGCATAAAAACGGATTTGCCGAAAACATCTACCTCGATCCCGCGACACACACGTTTATCGAAGAGACGGGCGGCGCCAATGTTCTGTTCATTACGCACGACGGCAAAATCGTTACTCCGAAATCCGACACGATCCTTCCGTCGATCACTCGCCGCTCGCTCGTGTACATCGCGGAAAATATTCTGCACGTCCCCGTCGAAGAGCGCAAAATCGATAAGCGGGAGCTTGCATCGTTCGCCGAATGCGGTTTGTGCGGAACGGCGGCGGTCATCTCCCCCGTGTGCGGCATATACGATCACGGCAGGGACATACGCTTTTCCGCCTGCGAAAACGGCATGGGCCCCGTGCTCCAAAAACTGTACGACACGCTCACGGGCATACAGATGGGACACATCCCCGCGCCGAAAGGCTGGATATACGAAGTAAAATAA
- a CDS encoding FAD synthetase family protein, whose product MIRFTWEEIESIVAGKTALPDVFARGTALTVGNFDGPHIGHDSLFALVRAEAKKDDLTPGVVAFKQSLGAFKSEGFYEGDLSTLAQRLSVIEARGMAFAIVIDFSDKFGKMDGHSFLSMLVRGCGMKFIAEGWDFRCGYRGAYGMKEIRAFSRKSGIVSEFPEPTLYEGERVSSSLIRMRVFKGDIRSAEAMLGRKYALDCSTSVWKRDGGALTAERSAFVQVLPEHGTYGVRVITDGCVSEARFTAKSHILCLENLQKDVRHIKAVEFIRTIKE is encoded by the coding sequence ATGATACGTTTTACGTGGGAAGAGATCGAAAGCATTGTCGCAGGAAAAACTGCGCTTCCCGACGTGTTTGCGCGCGGTACGGCGCTCACGGTCGGAAACTTCGACGGCCCTCATATCGGGCACGATTCGCTGTTCGCCCTCGTCAGGGCGGAAGCGAAAAAAGACGATCTTACCCCCGGCGTCGTCGCGTTTAAGCAATCGCTCGGTGCTTTCAAATCCGAGGGATTTTACGAAGGCGATCTTTCGACGCTCGCACAGCGGCTTTCGGTCATCGAAGCGAGGGGCATGGCGTTCGCGATAGTCATTGACTTTTCCGATAAATTCGGTAAAATGGATGGACACAGTTTTTTATCGATGCTTGTGCGCGGCTGCGGCATGAAATTCATTGCGGAAGGCTGGGATTTTCGCTGCGGTTACCGCGGTGCGTACGGCATGAAGGAAATCCGCGCGTTTTCACGTAAAAGCGGCATCGTTTCGGAGTTTCCGGAGCCGACGCTGTATGAGGGAGAGCGTGTAAGCTCTTCGCTTATCCGCATGCGCGTTTTCAAAGGCGACATCCGTTCGGCCGAAGCCATGCTCGGCAGAAAATACGCGCTCGACTGTTCCACTTCCGTTTGGAAAAGGGACGGAGGCGCGCTTACGGCGGAACGCAGCGCTTTTGTGCAAGTGCTGCCCGAACACGGTACTTACGGCGTTCGCGTCATAACCGACGGATGCGTTTCGGAAGCCCGCTTTACGGCAAAATCTCATATCCTTTGCCTTGAGAATTTGCAAAAAGACGTGCGGCATATAAAGGCTGTAGAATTTATAAGAACGATAAAAGAATAG
- the rpsO gene encoding 30S ribosomal protein S15, whose amino-acid sequence MALSKEAASAVIAKYGANEHDTGNTKVQVALLTERIQQLTEHERAFPKDKSAKRALLKIVGARRKLLKYFERTNLEAYRSLIKELGIRK is encoded by the coding sequence ATGGCACTCTCGAAAGAAGCGGCATCCGCCGTTATCGCAAAATACGGTGCGAACGAACACGACACCGGCAACACAAAAGTGCAGGTCGCCCTGCTCACCGAACGCATCCAGCAGCTCACGGAGCACGAACGCGCTTTTCCGAAAGATAAAAGCGCAAAGCGCGCGCTGCTGAAAATCGTCGGCGCGAGGAGAAAGCTCTTGAAATATTTCGAGCGGACGAATCTCGAAGCGTACCGCTCTCTTATCAAAGAGCTCGGTATCCGTAAATAA
- the pnp gene encoding polyribonucleotide nucleotidyltransferase, translating to MVQRVTVRVGDADLILETGRIGKQANGCVFAQWGGAAVIATVCASHDAVEGMDYVPVTVDYNEKFYAAGKIPGGFVKREGRPKDKEILVSRLIDRPMRPLFEMAFGREIQIVPTCVSADGVHTQDIIAVIAASAAVTISDIPFHGPVAACRVAYLNGEYVVNPTFAQIEKADLEIVVAGTAEGFTMVEGGANEASEDVMLGALEKAQGFITEMCRLQEELQKLCGKEKLPLAPLSVTLENAEAIEAEATPLMKEACFRDGKMERSAAVKAVKNKIAEKYAEQLSDEVQKKLFGALMDDIQYKLLRKAILDEGVRIDGRKCDEIRPITCEINVLPRPHGSALFTRGETQSLAVTTLGTTLDEQAYDDIDGNRSEHFILHYNFPPYSVGEVGRLMTGRREIGHGNLARRSLAPMVPGRDEFPYTIRVVSEIMESNGSSSQASTCGGCLSLLAAGVPMKKMVAGVAMGLITDGPKYEKYKILSDILGEEDHLGDMDFKVAGTKDGITGFQMDIKIAGVSTEIMREALAQAKAGRLHILSIMEKTIDKPQPISRYAPKIISMKIPVDKIGALIGPGGKNIKALCADYDVTINTDDDGTVTIYGKTGTAAEEAKKAVKGITEDPEPGTIYNGTVKRIMDFGAFVEILPGKEGLCHISKLSHSRVEKVTDVLKEGQQIPVKLLEVDKMGRLNLSYIDALDEQAK from the coding sequence ATGGTACAAAGAGTAACTGTGAGAGTCGGAGACGCCGACTTGATTTTGGAAACGGGAAGAATCGGCAAACAGGCAAACGGCTGCGTATTCGCTCAGTGGGGCGGAGCGGCGGTCATTGCGACGGTGTGCGCATCGCACGATGCGGTTGAGGGTATGGATTACGTTCCGGTCACCGTCGATTACAACGAGAAATTTTACGCTGCGGGAAAGATACCCGGCGGCTTTGTAAAGCGGGAAGGGCGGCCGAAAGATAAAGAGATTCTCGTCTCGCGCCTTATCGACCGGCCGATGCGGCCGCTGTTCGAAATGGCGTTCGGACGCGAAATTCAAATCGTGCCGACCTGCGTTTCCGCCGACGGCGTTCATACGCAGGATATCATTGCGGTTATCGCGGCGAGCGCCGCGGTGACGATTTCGGACATTCCGTTTCACGGACCCGTTGCCGCCTGCCGCGTCGCATATTTGAACGGCGAATACGTCGTCAACCCGACGTTTGCGCAAATCGAAAAGGCCGATTTGGAAATCGTCGTCGCGGGTACAGCCGAAGGCTTTACGATGGTCGAAGGCGGCGCGAACGAAGCGTCGGAAGACGTGATGCTCGGCGCGCTCGAAAAAGCGCAGGGCTTTATCACGGAGATGTGCCGCCTGCAGGAAGAGCTGCAAAAATTGTGCGGTAAAGAAAAGCTCCCGCTCGCGCCTCTTTCGGTGACGCTTGAAAATGCGGAAGCGATCGAAGCCGAAGCGACGCCGCTCATGAAAGAAGCGTGTTTCCGCGACGGCAAAATGGAGCGGAGCGCCGCAGTCAAAGCGGTCAAAAATAAAATCGCCGAAAAATACGCCGAACAGCTTTCGGACGAAGTGCAGAAAAAGCTCTTCGGCGCGCTCATGGACGATATTCAATATAAGCTGCTGCGTAAAGCGATTCTCGACGAAGGCGTGCGCATAGACGGACGCAAGTGCGACGAAATCCGTCCGATCACGTGCGAAATCAACGTGCTGCCGCGTCCGCACGGTTCGGCACTCTTTACGCGCGGCGAAACGCAGTCGCTCGCGGTAACGACGCTCGGTACGACGCTCGACGAACAGGCGTACGACGATATCGACGGAAACAGAAGCGAACACTTTATCCTGCACTACAATTTCCCGCCGTATTCGGTCGGAGAAGTCGGCAGGCTTATGACCGGCCGCCGCGAAATCGGACACGGAAACCTCGCCCGCCGCTCGCTCGCGCCGATGGTGCCGGGCAGAGACGAATTCCCGTATACGATCCGCGTCGTTTCGGAAATCATGGAATCGAACGGCTCGTCATCACAAGCGTCTACTTGCGGCGGTTGTCTTTCTCTGCTTGCCGCCGGTGTGCCGATGAAAAAGATGGTCGCGGGCGTCGCGATGGGGCTCATCACCGATGGACCGAAATACGAAAAGTATAAAATCCTTTCCGATATCCTCGGCGAAGAAGATCACTTGGGCGATATGGATTTTAAAGTCGCGGGAACAAAAGACGGCATCACCGGTTTCCAGATGGACATAAAGATTGCGGGCGTTTCGACCGAAATCATGCGCGAAGCTCTCGCACAGGCAAAAGCCGGCCGCTTGCATATTTTGTCGATTATGGAAAAAACGATCGATAAGCCGCAGCCGATCAGCCGCTATGCGCCGAAGATTATTTCCATGAAAATCCCCGTCGATAAAATCGGTGCGCTCATCGGACCGGGCGGAAAAAATATCAAAGCGCTCTGTGCCGACTACGACGTTACGATCAATACCGACGACGACGGAACGGTTACGATTTACGGAAAGACGGGTACTGCCGCCGAAGAAGCGAAAAAAGCCGTCAAAGGCATCACCGAAGATCCGGAACCGGGAACGATCTACAACGGAACCGTCAAGCGCATTATGGACTTCGGCGCCTTCGTCGAAATTCTTCCGGGAAAAGAAGGGCTTTGCCATATTTCAAAGCTTTCGCATTCCCGCGTCGAAAAAGTTACCGATGTGCTGAAAGAAGGCCAGCAGATTCCCGTAAAGCTGCTCGAAGTCGATAAGATGGGACGGCTGAACCTTTCGTACATAGACGCGCTCGACGAACAGGCGAAATAA
- the dut gene encoding dUTP diphosphatase, translating to MIKPVAVACTALPGALLPEYKTEGAAGADISAFLPSPVTIERGAFALIPTGLCFAIPEGFEAQVRPRSGLAAKSGVTVLNAPGTIDSDYRGEVKVILVNFGEKPFVVQNGDRIAQIVIASVTQANFVKADFLDKTVRGEGGFGSTGVNV from the coding sequence GTGATAAAACCGGTCGCCGTTGCGTGTACCGCGCTTCCGGGCGCTCTTCTTCCCGAATACAAAACGGAAGGAGCTGCGGGCGCGGATATATCCGCGTTTCTCCCGTCTCCCGTAACGATAGAGCGCGGCGCCTTTGCGCTCATCCCGACGGGCTTATGCTTTGCAATTCCCGAAGGCTTTGAAGCGCAAGTGAGGCCGCGTTCGGGGCTTGCGGCGAAGTCCGGCGTTACGGTTTTAAATGCGCCCGGTACGATCGACAGCGACTACCGCGGCGAAGTGAAAGTCATCCTCGTCAATTTCGGAGAAAAACCCTTTGTCGTGCAAAACGGCGACCGCATCGCGCAAATCGTTATTGCATCCGTTACGCAGGCGAATTTCGTCAAAGCGGATTTTCTCGATAAAACCGTACGCGGGGAGGGCGGCTTCGGTTCTACCGGAGTGAACGTATGA
- a CDS encoding LptF/LptG family permease, translating to MKRGGADSGGSYCAALRRYFSAFRRYLSVLKNRFTDCAQSVRTKLFGASLRPHVLTRYLVRELLLYFSVAFLFFFTIFFVNQILLIAENILRQGAPVWDVVKLMTYSLPFIVAQSSPFATLVGFLMCLGRFMSDNEIIIFRASGFSYAHILTPVLVMGLAISIASFFVNDYLLPLGTIRYNRLRRMILSSNPAVALASHSVKRLNTATLVTGDVSDTKVSDLVIIDTGSDGKMRIISAGESELKSVRKEGVLMQLTMTDALALFFNTGSFSDYDRLASDTVTFNLFESAFFSDGGNTSPREMTSYDLGRALRDMKKNADTDKRTLNNYTLEYNKKFSLPFGSFFFALLALPLAFLFGRQNGQTIGMIVGIIISFLYWTMMILGQYASSRNGFNGFWSMWIPNIVTGAAGAAFYIALKKR from the coding sequence ATGAAGCGCGGGGGCGCCGATTCGGGCGGCTCGTATTGCGCCGCACTTCGCAGGTATTTTTCCGCGTTTCGAAGGTATCTTTCCGTCTTGAAAAATCGTTTTACCGATTGTGCGCAATCCGTTCGGACAAAGCTTTTCGGCGCTTCTCTCCGCCCTCACGTTCTTACGCGCTATCTCGTGCGCGAGCTTTTGCTGTATTTTTCCGTCGCATTTTTATTTTTCTTTACGATTTTTTTCGTCAATCAGATTTTACTCATCGCGGAAAATATTTTAAGGCAGGGCGCTCCCGTGTGGGACGTCGTAAAGCTTATGACCTACAGTCTTCCGTTTATCGTCGCGCAGTCTTCCCCCTTTGCCACTCTCGTCGGCTTTCTCATGTGTTTGGGACGATTTATGAGCGACAACGAAATTATTATTTTCAGAGCGTCGGGCTTCAGCTACGCTCACATTTTGACTCCGGTGCTCGTCATGGGGCTCGCTATTTCGATCGCGTCCTTTTTCGTAAACGATTATCTTTTGCCGCTCGGCACGATCCGCTACAACCGTCTGCGCCGTATGATTTTGTCGTCGAACCCCGCCGTCGCCCTCGCCTCTCATTCGGTAAAGCGGCTCAACACGGCGACGCTCGTTACCGGAGATGTTTCCGACACGAAAGTTTCCGACCTCGTCATCATCGATACGGGAAGCGACGGAAAAATGCGAATCATCTCTGCCGGAGAGTCGGAACTGAAATCGGTGCGCAAAGAGGGTGTGCTCATGCAGCTTACGATGACCGATGCCCTCGCGCTTTTTTTTAACACGGGTTCGTTTTCCGATTACGACCGGCTTGCATCGGATACGGTGACGTTCAATCTTTTTGAAAGCGCTTTTTTCAGCGACGGCGGAAACACGAGTCCGCGCGAAATGACGTCTTACGATTTGGGAAGGGCGCTGCGCGATATGAAAAAAAACGCCGATACCGATAAACGCACGCTCAACAACTATACGCTCGAATACAATAAAAAATTTTCGCTGCCGTTCGGCTCTTTCTTTTTCGCGCTCCTCGCGCTGCCGCTTGCGTTTTTGTTCGGCAGACAAAACGGACAGACGATAGGCATGATCGTCGGAATCATCATCAGCTTTTTGTATTGGACGATGATGATACTCGGACAGTATGCGTCGAGCAGAAACGGCTTTAACGGATTTTGGAGCATGTGGATTCCGAATATCGTGACGGGCGCGGCGGGGGCGGCGTTTTATATCGCGCTGAAAAAGCGATGA
- a CDS encoding LptF/LptG family permease, producing MMLVKYLFKRFLPVFLGAVFFSAIVLNLVDLLMNLWRYIQNQVPASVVFKIMALYTPKTIWYAVPMGILFASSYTLSALYANNELTAIFASGVSLFRFTAPLLLLSLVLSFALFFLDDALAVTTYAQKQKLQSTVLNQEKTLDNDVIVILAEGGNLIYKAAVYDDAQKRLYDLYCIFRGDDKKLEAVIHADSALWDTDRWRLQNAVQFSLAGGTVTRSVPDDAFTSRLTEPFETFRNNVVSVEEVTVREAKEYIEHLMRTGLPFGEALSLYYKKFAFPFIVFIVVFLSIGLSGRSRKNVMLISLALSIGAAVLFYVTQMITMLLAKFGYITAFSGAWFPVILFIIASALLLRFTRT from the coding sequence ATGATGCTCGTAAAATATTTATTTAAACGGTTTTTACCCGTCTTTTTAGGCGCCGTATTTTTTTCGGCGATCGTTTTAAATCTCGTCGATCTTTTGATGAACTTGTGGCGCTATATTCAAAATCAAGTGCCGGCTTCCGTCGTGTTTAAAATTATGGCGCTCTACACGCCGAAAACGATTTGGTACGCCGTCCCCATGGGTATCCTCTTCGCTTCATCGTATACGCTGAGCGCCCTCTATGCGAATAACGAGCTTACGGCAATTTTTGCGTCGGGCGTCTCGCTTTTTCGTTTTACAGCTCCGCTTTTGCTTTTGTCGCTCGTTTTGAGTTTCGCCCTGTTTTTTCTCGACGACGCGCTCGCCGTCACTACCTATGCGCAAAAGCAAAAGCTGCAAAGCACCGTTTTAAATCAGGAAAAAACGCTCGATAACGATGTGATAGTCATCCTCGCCGAAGGGGGCAATCTCATCTATAAGGCCGCCGTCTACGACGATGCGCAAAAGCGGCTTTACGATCTGTATTGTATTTTTCGAGGCGACGATAAAAAACTTGAAGCCGTCATTCACGCCGATTCCGCGCTGTGGGATACGGATCGCTGGAGACTGCAAAACGCGGTGCAGTTTTCGCTTGCAGGCGGGACGGTTACGCGCAGTGTTCCCGACGACGCTTTTACTTCCCGCCTCACAGAGCCTTTTGAAACGTTTCGGAACAACGTCGTTTCGGTCGAAGAGGTTACGGTGCGCGAAGCGAAAGAATATATCGAACACTTGATGCGGACGGGGCTGCCGTTCGGAGAAGCGCTTTCGCTGTACTACAAAAAGTTCGCGTTTCCGTTTATCGTGTTTATCGTCGTCTTCCTTTCAATCGGCCTTTCCGGGCGATCGAGAAAAAACGTCATGCTCATAAGTCTCGCGCTTTCGATAGGAGCTGCGGTTTTGTTTTACGTGACGCAGATGATTACGATGCTCCTTGCAAAGTTCGGCTATATAACCGCCTTTTCCGGAGCGTGGTTTCCGGTTATCCTGTTTATCATAGCGAGCGCTCTCCTTTTGCGCTTTACGAGGACATAA
- the tgt gene encoding tRNA guanosine(34) transglycosylase Tgt — MNIFEVHHTSSDGSARTGLLTLPHGTVRTPVFMPVGTNATVKAVSKESLEEIGFEIILANTYHLFLRPGPDLIKEAGGLHGFSKWQKNFLTDSGGFQVFSLAKLRKIGAEGVSFQSHIDGSRHFFTPENVVETQAKFNSDIQMQLDVCTGWNEGRKEAERALVITTDWAKRALSEWKRETERGYRGFLFPIVQGNFFEDLRKESALFVSSLDTAGIAIGGLSVGEPAEEFVRFLQYTVQYLPEAKPKYVMGIGTPEYILEAVASGIDMFDCVLPTRNARNGSYFTHDGMLSIKQERFAHDFSPIDAECTCKVCRTYSRAYLRHLFKEQEILSAMLSSYHNLYFLHAMMGEIRNAIEENRFLEYKRDFLARFGAGTIR; from the coding sequence GTGAATATTTTTGAAGTGCACCATACGAGTTCCGACGGCTCGGCGCGGACGGGGCTGTTGACGCTGCCGCACGGCACTGTCCGAACTCCCGTCTTTATGCCGGTCGGAACGAATGCGACGGTCAAAGCCGTGTCGAAAGAATCGCTCGAAGAGATCGGCTTTGAAATCATCCTCGCCAATACCTACCACCTCTTTTTGCGCCCCGGTCCCGATTTGATAAAAGAAGCTGGCGGGCTGCACGGCTTTTCGAAGTGGCAAAAAAATTTTCTCACCGATTCGGGCGGTTTCCAAGTGTTTTCGCTCGCAAAGCTTCGGAAGATCGGCGCTGAAGGCGTTTCGTTCCAAAGTCACATCGACGGTTCGCGGCACTTTTTTACTCCCGAAAACGTCGTTGAAACGCAGGCGAAATTCAACAGCGATATTCAAATGCAGCTCGACGTGTGCACGGGCTGGAATGAAGGCAGAAAAGAAGCCGAGCGCGCTCTGGTGATTACGACGGATTGGGCGAAGCGGGCGCTTTCGGAGTGGAAGCGGGAGACCGAGCGCGGCTATCGCGGTTTTCTCTTTCCGATCGTTCAGGGTAATTTTTTTGAAGATCTCCGCAAAGAAAGCGCTCTCTTCGTTTCGTCTCTCGATACGGCGGGCATCGCGATCGGCGGTCTTTCCGTCGGAGAACCCGCTGAAGAGTTCGTGCGCTTTTTGCAGTATACGGTGCAATACTTACCCGAAGCGAAACCGAAATACGTTATGGGAATCGGTACGCCCGAATACATACTCGAAGCGGTCGCCTCCGGCATCGATATGTTCGACTGCGTGCTTCCGACGCGCAACGCGCGCAACGGTTCGTACTTTACGCACGACGGTATGCTGTCGATAAAACAGGAACGCTTTGCGCACGATTTTTCTCCGATAGATGCCGAGTGCACGTGCAAAGTGTGCCGCACCTATTCCCGCGCCTATCTCCGTCACCTCTTCAAAGAGCAGGAAATACTCAGCGCGATGCTTTCATCGTATCACAATCTCTATTTTCTTCACGCGATGATGGGTGAAATCCGTAACGCAATCGAAGAGAACAGGTTTTTAGAGTATAAGCGCGATTTTCTTGCGCGATTCGGCGCCGGAACCATCCGATAG
- a CDS encoding HEAT repeat domain-containing protein, giving the protein MKIHYATVALTFFVLQPFCRVPAGKSASVFAQSASSASAQNASAQSAAPVGTSIGGVSQIKKAVTIPQAKRPAAPDKEKSEKAALSDKSPDTVKEYRDTFRYGVSPEITSLLQKCIDNDDPRFSDDAYDLFHTTRSSQVREKILEYFTHLKDPCLEDYAVGVLDDPYDTKNTTVEAVFRYVSAVKCKEALPAVLALLDTDSDAYFQAALTTIGEIGGPEEAQYLAGYIDRDDLTVPQKQALARVLGKLHATETWAKLVSIAQNEDENAFVRMYAAEAIGAMQKSESIPILAELYESSDPNFRQYVIKGLSYYPESGEAKEVIMQGIRDEHYKVRLEAIAAVKKLKLTEASPYLVYRAKNDKEKVVKTACYDALASLGTKDGNGCLIEIVSDPKSGDTAKADAAKALVSQGSVGEKEILALAGATLKDDKRKQLRYALGKLFAKYARAGYADICRDFLLSKDAATVSLGLDMYAKAKYASAAAVVSSLANDKKSGANGERARKILGMSEQ; this is encoded by the coding sequence ATGAAGATACACTATGCCACAGTTGCTCTGACTTTTTTTGTACTGCAGCCCTTTTGCCGTGTTCCCGCCGGCAAAAGCGCTTCGGTTTTTGCCCAAAGCGCTTCGTCCGCTTCTGCGCAAAACGCGTCGGCGCAAAGCGCGGCACCGGTCGGAACTTCGATCGGAGGGGTTTCTCAAATCAAAAAAGCCGTCACGATACCTCAAGCGAAGCGCCCTGCAGCTCCCGATAAAGAAAAGAGCGAAAAAGCCGCTCTTTCCGATAAAAGCCCAGACACCGTAAAAGAATATCGCGATACGTTCCGCTACGGCGTGTCGCCCGAAATCACGTCGCTTTTGCAAAAGTGCATCGACAACGACGATCCCCGCTTTTCGGACGACGCGTACGATTTATTTCATACGACGCGCTCTTCGCAAGTGCGTGAAAAAATTCTCGAATATTTTACGCATCTGAAAGATCCGTGTTTGGAAGATTATGCCGTCGGCGTTTTGGACGATCCCTACGATACGAAAAACACTACGGTCGAAGCGGTGTTCCGCTACGTTTCCGCGGTAAAGTGCAAAGAAGCGCTTCCGGCAGTTCTCGCCCTTTTGGATACGGACAGCGACGCGTATTTTCAAGCCGCGCTTACGACGATCGGAGAGATCGGCGGGCCGGAAGAAGCGCAGTACCTTGCAGGCTATATCGACCGCGATGATTTGACCGTGCCTCAAAAACAAGCGCTCGCTCGCGTGCTCGGAAAACTGCATGCAACTGAAACGTGGGCGAAGCTCGTTTCGATTGCGCAAAATGAAGACGAAAACGCTTTTGTGCGTATGTACGCGGCGGAAGCGATCGGCGCGATGCAAAAGAGCGAATCGATTCCTATCCTTGCCGAACTCTACGAATCATCCGACCCGAATTTCCGCCAGTACGTCATCAAAGGCTTGTCGTACTATCCCGAAAGCGGAGAGGCAAAAGAAGTCATCATGCAGGGCATCCGCGACGAACACTATAAAGTGAGACTCGAAGCGATAGCCGCGGTAAAAAAACTCAAACTTACCGAAGCGTCTCCGTACCTCGTCTACCGTGCAAAAAACGATAAAGAAAAAGTCGTCAAAACCGCGTGCTACGATGCGCTCGCTTCCCTCGGCACAAAAGACGGAAACGGCTGCCTCATAGAGATCGTCTCCGATCCGAAGTCCGGCGATACTGCAAAGGCGGACGCGGCGAAAGCGCTCGTTTCTCAAGGCTCGGTCGGTGAAAAAGAGATACTCGCCCTCGCCGGAGCAACGCTCAAAGACGATAAGCGAAAGCAGCTCCGCTACGCGCTCGGAAAACTGTTCGCAAAGTACGCGAGAGCGGGCTATGCGGATATCTGCCGCGATTTTTTGCTTTCAAAAGATGCGGCGACGGTGAGCCTCGGTCTCGATATGTATGCGAAAGCGAAATACGCTTCGGCCGCCGCCGTCGTCTCCTCTCTTGCGAACGATAAAAAATCGGGAGCGAACGGAGAACGTGCTCGGAAGATTCTCGGCATGAGCGAACAGTAG